From the Rhea pennata isolate bPtePen1 chromosome 12, bPtePen1.pri, whole genome shotgun sequence genome, the window AGTAGCTATGTATGTGCGAGACTCAAAAAGCACAAGCTCCAAGGCAATTCTCTTATTAGTAATTAGGCTTTCTATATTAGTGCAATACTTCAGGAAACCTCTAATTCTGTGTTATTTCGATTCTAAGGAAGTGGACTTTTAGAATTAAGTGGATCTGTCCTTTAGTTCCAAGGTATGGCACATTATCTGCTCTGCCATATTAAATACATTCATTAAGGTTAAATAGCAAACGCATGTTTTAGTGCTATTCCATGTCTTTGAAAAGGCATACCAATCAGAAATcatttcttaaagcaaaaacattcacagctgaaaaatgcactgaacacaatagaaaaaaaaatcaccgttaattatttcattaacctttcattttctaatgtgttcaaataaaaaataaccttAAGGAAACAGTTACACTTTATGGAGAACTAAGGTGCAGTCTTCATTCTCCTTGAACAGACTGGACATAACTGGGTCATCTTTGGCCTGTACATTCTTCAAATAATAGTTTACTATCTTGCCATCAAGTTTGTACTGATGAGGAATGCTTTCATATGGTTTAAGATCGAGGTccagaacagaaacagaaaaggtgaATCTTGATTTGGATGCTAGTACCATGGGTCTTTGCTCagagctggaaaacaaaaacatattgcACAAGTGATTCATTAACGTAaacctatttttcatttgtgggCCCCAAGTCCTTGTGCAAAAGTGactactgtttattttataacCGTCCCAAGAGCctgagaaaataaactttagCTAATGTAGTGTTTAGGAAACTCTGGCTCCAGCTTAATCAGTCTGAAAGTGAATTTGTGACACTTCTGCCAGTCATCTCCCTTTCAGCTTCCCACAGATTAAGTCAAAACATTATGCAGTTAAGTCCGTTGATTAATACAATATATTTCTAGGTGTTATTGCATACAATGCAACTGCCATCTTACCTGGCAGAACCAGTAAGAATTACTGCAACTTTTACATAGGTTCAAGGTAATACAATTTAGTATCAGAACTACTGTCCAAGCACTCTGAAGGATGGAggactgactgactgacttaATAATGAGTCAACTGTTGCAAAACTCCCCTCTCTTGTAAACAATTTATTCAAGAATTCCAGGACAAATGCAGAGGACTATCTTCTCTACACATAACAAAGTTTTAGTTAAGCAAGCTCTCCTCTCCAAGAGCAGGCTGTTACTGTTGACAAAAGTCAAAACAGATAATATTGTGGAAAAGCTTCTTGCCTGACTGAGGGATGTCACTTCATGATTATTAATCAGATCAATAAAAACAAGACACTAaaggtttctgttttccagtcaGGTGGTTGAAGACAATATCTCATATCAAGAAATCAAGGCAGGAAAAAACCCACTTTGTTAAAATCATGTGTATCTAACTGTGTGCAATTAATTCCAATTTCAAGAAGAGGACAGACACAAAACGTCTTTAACTTTTTGTCAACTTTAAGTCTTCAGAAACTGTCCTGTATATCTGAAATCAGAACTCTACCTTATTAGTATGCCCAAAATGATCACTTGGAATCTGAAAAAGACCTTTTTTAACAGTTACATGAATTAACTATGCAAGTGCATCTGATTTCTAAATGAATAGGAGTTATTCAAAATTATCTATCTCTTACCATTCGTCTTGTAGACAAGGTGAAAGGGCAATCATGATGGAGCAGTCTTTCGCAGTCATTGCTATTCTGTACTGCTGCACCTATACAAAATGAGAGTGATGTGAACTTCCCATTAAATTTGTATTTACCTCTATAGAAAACATACAGTTCTTTTTCCAAGGTATTagtatattcattttaaaatctagataTTATCCCTGTAACAGATAGGTAGCAGAAACAAGTGGTTTTACTACACCCCCTCTAGGAATCATGTTTATTTCCTACAGACACTTTTCTTACAGGCCAACAAAGCACCAGTATACGTGAATGCCTCCTCAGTCCAGAAAGGAAATAACCAGCTTTACTTTCCTTCTAAGAACAGGGGCTGAATGTGTTGGGTTTTAAGTGCTTCTGCTATAAAGGTACACTCTAGCACCCTGACAAAATTAAGAACTTCTTTAACTGTACAGAACACACTGATAAGCCAGTGGTGATGTTCACACACTACCCATCAATTTCAGTTAGATGAGTGGTTATTAAAATTCTCAGACTAAATCTTCAGCAGTATTTCAGGAGAATCAGCAGCCCAGGAGAATTACCTTTGTTAGTGCAAATGCTACTGTTCCATCATCTTCAGTTGAAAGATCTAGCAGCTTCTCATAAAATGCTTCATTATAAGGTCCATCTATTTGCAATGTActtctaaataaattttaaaagaagattacACACAGCCAAGGGTATTTACTGATTTCCAGTGAGATCTTTCTTCAGTAGCCCGGATATTAAGATGAGAACATACATACCAACAAAAGTACTGATAAACATGGCAGCAATACTATTCAAAGAGCTAAAACTGTGGATAGTCTCTACTCTCATTTCATACACTCACAGCCATTTTAACACAGTTTAACACtttctatcttaaaaaaaaaaaaatgtgtgtgtatacatgtatatgtgtatgtatagatagatagatataaaTCTTAATCCCTGCCTGTTTATCATCACAAGAACAGAACAGcaatttttatggaaaaaaaaaattccatttttagcAAAAGTGGGAAAGATTCAAAAAGTGTAACAGTTTGCAGCATGCCTTAGAAAGTCTGTCTGAAAATACTGAGGTATGCACTTATCTGATACGGCCCCACTCCTCACTACCCAACTCATGGTGTGAGCACTGTACTTGATATACTAATGATGGGATAGCTGATTTGGCCTCAATTCCCACACTAAATACTTCAACTCCTGAAAAGCTGAACCCATCAAAAAGCAATTTGCAGCAGAAATCTGTTATTTCTGATTATATGCCAGTGCACAGTACACAAACACCACGTGTACCCCGAAGTTATATTGCACatgacaaaagcaaaatttaaggCTAGCATATTGCCTACTACAAGGTAATTCCTTGGCTGAGGATTCCACAAGAGGTAAAGGAGCAAAACAAGTGTTACAAGTGAGGCCAGCGTGCCCTCTTGTGAGCAATGGCAGAATTACAGGCAAATTACATCTGGAGAATTTAAGTATCAAAATTTAGGGGGTTTACAGTGATTATTACTATTGTTCCAACTAATATGCTATATCTGAAAACAAGTGTAGCACCTTGCAATACTCAGCATTTCTTCATCAGGCAAGACAAAACAGTAACCAAAAGATTGTTTCTCCTCAAGTTTGATTTGCTCATTTATGTCATGGATTGCAAGCTGGCATTTTAAGCCACCCCTCCCTGTGAACTACCCCTGTACACCACATCAGTCATTTTCTATAGAAGAGAGAACTTAGCCGAACAGGTTTACGTGAGCAGTACAGCTAGCAGACTTCACGTGTTTTACTGCAGAAGTGTAACTTAAAACAACCAAACTGTTTGCCACTGCAGCTTTATACAAGTAGTAATTTGCAAATCAGGATTTCCTCATTCCTGTTCAGTTTTAATATGCTACttgatttctgcttctctgacaGATGATCAGTTGTGACCAAAATAGCTATCTCATCACCTTGAGCTGGAACACAAAGTACTTGTTCAAGGAACAGAAGCAACAGGAAGTCTGCTCCCTTTAAGGTGGGCCAGGCAATCtaataaattatgtattttactgCAGTTAAAACAAATGCCAGAAGCTAAGATACAAAATTATAGACTGGTGACAAATACCACTACAAATGACATATGCTGGAAAACTCACGTGGAAGTTGGATAACTTGGTTGAATGTTTTGAAAGACTGACCATCTCAGGTAAAACGCCTAGTGAGACGCGGGGACCTAAGACCCTGTGCGTCACAGGGGTCTAAAACCACTTTCAACGGAAAAGTagattctctctctcccttggCAGTTTAGGATAAAGCAATCACTTTAAAGTCATTACTTTTGATTATGATTACTTTTAATTTGCTACAGGATGAAGCTAAAGCAAACGAGGCCATTTTCCTTATAGCAGCAGCTTAGGCAGACATATTCATTTGTGCATACTGCGCCCAACCTCAGAACGCCTTAACTAGGAGGGTGCTTGGGGACCCTGCACGTTCTGTTACCTAGTTCTGGAGCGTACCCAGGCTTCCCTGCAGCTTGTGAAATCAGTCTAGAAGTCAGTCACCTAACCAGTCTCAACTGGTCAACTCCTCTCTACTTAGGggaactgaaaaggaaagactCAAAAAAGACTTAAGTCAAGACCAGGAACTTTCATTCAGCCCTGACAGACTTTCATTCATGTAAACTCCACCTCACTCATGTAAACTCCACCTCACCACATAGCAAAGGTCAGCTAGACAAAAGCAGATATTGAGCCCGTTATCCAGTCAAACATTCTTTAAGATCTTGAAGGTATAGCCTGGATTCCCGCTGAGTATCAAGTTCAAGTTTTTAAAAGGGCAGATAGTAACTAAAGACTCGAGAATGACAGTAAAAACATAACTATTACTGCAGATGTGTCCTAGTTCTGCAGGTACTAAAGGCGGGGGAAAACTGCCTGCCATTTTACATGTCTTCCCTCTAAGGTATGTCCCTCAGGCATCCGCCACTAAGGAACAATGTATTTTCTCCCATTCCTGTTCTGAACTTGGCATAATCATCACTTTAAAATCCACATCACCAATCTCAAGTGACTGGTATCAAAACTTTTGACACTAAAACTCATCTTTTATGTCATTTGTTATTTCAAGTTATAAATTCGGAATATGCCATACCATAAGGAAGGCTGTATAAGAAACgaaaaggttaaaaaatggTTGTAGTTTCATAGAGCCAATCTTGTCTGTGTACCTAATCAGaactaaccaaaaaaaaaaagtcatcaaaaCTTACCTCTCTTCAGGAAATTCCTCTAAGTACTGTTCAACTCGATTGTACAAAGGATAGAGTCCTTCAATATCCAGCATGTCAAGCATCTGAGCCTGAAGGGTTTTGTAAAGGAGACAACCCCTCGGCAAGCCAGAGCTTTCCAATTTATGTTTccctataagaaaaaaatacattcaaataagGCAGGCATGAGTGTCTTTAGTTTGCTTCAGTTTGCCATTACATGTGATTTTTCCACAAAGCAAACCCAAATATTCTTCAGATtggtcaaagaaaaaaaagcttcagttgTTGAACAATAATGTGCTGTGTGCTTATCTGCATATCTGACCACCACCTACCTGACTGTAGAACACAATACTTAGTATACAGCTCTACAGATGACTCAAAAAATACACGTGTATATATCCACGCTCCACTGCACTCTACTGCGAGTCTAAAAGACAGGTTTGTCAGATGAGTCTGAACCCCAAAATTAAGTTTCAACAATATGAAATGTTGACAAAACTCATTTAGCCTTTCAGCCATTGAGCTTTCTAATATAGTATAAacaaatctgtttatttttacttgctgtcttttttaaaagatagctCTTTCTCCACACAATACAGCAAAAATCAATCAGCAATGAAAAAGATTCTCAAAAGAGTATTTAAGAAACATGCTATTTGTATAATTCAAGTAACAAGCAGTATCTTGTACAATTAAAGCTTTACAAAACTTAAAACACGGAGGAAGTAATGTGATCTTCAGTTTTCCAGccctcattttccatttcttttccagtccATATTTGTACCTTCGCTTTACCAGAAGTGGAGtaggaaaagaactgaaagacGACTATGCCATAGGTGGGGCAGGCAAGAAACGGGAGCCATGTAACCAATAAAGACTTCatcacatacaaaataaaaattaaccactcatttaaaatacaaatcatgGTTATCAGCCTGAACaggtattttctttaattcttaCCCTCCTACCTTCTCAACTGACTTTTATCCCTTTCATGAGATGCAGTACAAGGTCACATTAAAAAGAGCTATCTAGCAGCTGCGCAGTTCATAACTCATTTTCTCATAATTCAGTTCTCACACCAGTATTAAATAGCAaacaagaggcaaaaaaaaatgaatcattaTGTGATAACAGTTAATTATGGTCAGTGCTCAAGAAATTAGTTCTTACCATTTCTTACTAGCTCCTTATTAAAAGCACTTGCTTCACAGTAGCTTCTTCCTTGTGAAATGGGAACTGTCCTCATATCACCTGCCCTGCAGGCATCAGTACTACTTAGTAGCGCCATAGTTATAACGTGGATTAGTTCTTTAACAATTGTCCTTGTACAGTGTGGTCCGCTGACCAGCCcatttgagggaaaaaagaaaggttttaagTGACGAGCAAGCTCGTTCCAGTCAGAGACAGAGTCCTGATCATCTTTACAGCCATAAATTAGTTCACCATTCTGtaattggaaaagaaagatttaaacaCTCCATCAAATCCTGTTTTTCTTACTTAGCTAACCAAAGTACCAGATTTAGTATTTTAAGACACATGTGCAGAAGAGAGTGACTTAGTATAAAGGTCTACACACAAATGCACGCACTCTCTTACAGAGTTGTCATCCTAAACTTCATGAGATACCACAGGTAAAAACTTTTGGATTGGGACCAAAAAGCCCATTTAAGTCAAGAGATACTTTCTCAGCTTAATCAACTTTAAATAATCAGAAAGTGAACTGATACTCAGCATGGCCTCCCACCACTTCTGTCTAAATAAGGTCAATAGTAAAAAAGCATGTCATATAAAACTACACCTTTTAAAAGCCAAATTGTAAAAtggaaggtggaaaaaaagaggacagaaaaggtATGACAACTATCTGCACTCTAACAAAAAAGACCAGAACAGTTCATACAAGCATGACTCCAACAGTTGTTTTAATActggaaataaattcaaaagaGTTATTTTCTAGAACTGACAAATCTGCATAATCCATTGgtactgctttattttttactacATTACTCTTTTACAAAAAAGGTAACTCTTTTACTTCATCAATGACGCATGCTGTGCATTTGACTTGTACGAATGTTGTAACAGTAATTTCCAACAATATTTGCAGCAACACACAAAGCTCTcctatcttcttcctctgaaCGAGCACtcacaaagttttaaaatttctgttggCTGTTCCGACTACTCGTTCAGACTGATTAGGTCTGGGATAGATTTCTTGGGATAGCTACACAGAGTATTATTTACCTGTTTTAACTTGAAATCTaagaattttcctgttttcttctactAAATGGTGGGGCCCAATAGCGAAGGCGCTGATTACGTAGATTCGAAATAGAATCTTGACTCTTCAGACATTAAAGTCAAATTGTTATTATCATTAAAGGCaatataaaaaagcaagcagacagTTGTGATTGTTtaccttaaatattttcaagttgttCTGTGCCTCCTGTAATAAGCTCTTCAAAGCAAAGTGCattctctgtttatttctagaaaaaaacaaaaatgtattatttagaTGCTTACAGCTGTGCCTGCAGGATCCTATGGAATCAGAAGAGGGCACCTGAAGGGAACACATCCCTTAAGCATGTTACTCATGCTGAAGCTATTGCCAAGACAAAATGACTACTGCAAATTCAAATCTGAGTCGTAAATAAACACTTCCTACAGTTCATGTTAAGTAGCACAGGGTACTGTAGCCATAATATAACCAGAACTATTGCTGTAAAAGTTAGACAGGCAGACATTGCTCTGTAAACCTACAGCTAAAGTCTAAATAAtctgagaaataaaactaaaatatattttttcccctttggccACACACAAAATCACACAGAAACACATCTTCTTACCCTGAGAAGAGATCTAATGGACAGTATTTACTTGGTCGcttccattttccatttgctACCTGTTGAAAACCAACACCACCGTTAATCACTTTCTGGAATAACTGCTCTCAGTTATTTTAACAGTCAGGGGCTGACACTAACAGTTTTCTTCAGAAGTCTCAtaacttttaaaactctttGAACTTACTATTCACGACTACTAGGAGTTTTCCTATTCCTATTAAATTCAGATCACTCAGATTCCGTAACATTTGTGAATGGAATGCATGGAGAGAAGTCACATCAAGTTACAACAAGGTACAGTTAGCTTCTACTTCTAAACCCATTATGATTTCAGGAACATAATCAACACTATTAGTGTACATCAAAAACACCAAATGAATTCCATGGGTGTTACGTGCTTCGGTAAGTTGTGCAATGCCACCGTGCATTTGGTGAGCTGTACTTAAAAGGAAATACGGCAGAGATGTTGACCCAGCCAACAACTTTAACACTCCTCAAAGACCAATATTGCATTTGTTTGCTTCCAACTTCCCACAGAACTTCTTCCGTTTCTCACTACACACCCAGCAACTCAGCTGTGTAACCACTCACTCTCTTTAGTCATATCAGAGATTAAAGCAATAATATGCAAGTTTCAACAGGAAAGCAAGACTCAAGTAACAAGTAAAACACAGTACAGTCAAAGGAAAGCAGGCCGACTACAAAAACACTTACCTTTAAATGCTGATGCATACAATAACGACACACCTTGTGCTTTATCTCCTGTGAAACATGGCTGGAAAAAGGAATGAAGCCACACTTtggctaccaaaaaaaaaaaaaagtaaatataaatgtatttctttatatgTAAGGGCACACAATATGCAAATCTTTCCAGTTTCCAGttaaactggaaaaagataATCAGTGAACATCCAATACTCAAAAAGCTTCATATTACCTCACTGTATATTATTCCTAGTTATATTAGAGTCCTCATTTAAAGGAATAAGGACAGACAGCACTGTTGTGGCCTGCAGAAAGACTACTATACTTGAGAGTTTCTCAAACTTGTAAAGGTTAggaatgggggggggaggaggggtggATATCATCCTACAGGTAACAGTTAAAGTTATGAGCTGTGCTTTATCCCCCTGCTGCATTTATTTGAAACTGCTTTGGTCAGTCCATACTTAAAAATTTCTAACAGAAACCCCAGAAAGATCATCTCCTATTTGATACCTTAATCTCTATGCAGAGGATTGGTCGATGTTCCACAAATCGATAGGTCTGCAGCCTGGTAAGATTAGGAAGGCACATTGCATAACCACTAAGAGTGTCCATGTCTTTATCACAGCGAGactctggaggaggagaaaaaaaaagtgggggagggaagagaaaccATGtccatatttatttt encodes:
- the IPPK gene encoding inositol-pentakisphosphate 2-kinase isoform X2; this encodes MKEWGCCIQLSSCSGIAQRCVVLRFLKFPPNQNKTSEEILHHLQNIVDFGKHVMKQFFGENYVHHGEIVQLPLDFVRQLCLKIQPERPESRCDKDMDTLSGYAMCLPNLTRLQTYRFVEHRPILCIEIKPKCGFIPFSSHVSQEIKHKVCRYCMHQHLKVANGKWKRPSKYCPLDLFSGNKQRMHFALKSLLQEAQNNLKIFKNGELIYGCKDDQDSVSDWNELARHLKPFFFPSNGLVSGPHCTRTIVKELIHVITMALLSSTDACRAGDMRTVPISQGRSYCEASAFNKELVRNGKHKLESSGLPRGCLLYKTLQAQMLDMLDIEGLYPLYNRVEQYLEEFPEERSTLQIDGPYNEAFYEKLLDLSTEDDGTVAFALTKVQQYRIAMTAKDCSIMIALSPCLQDECSEQRPMVLASKSRFTFSVSVLDLDLKPYESIPHQYKLDGKIVNYYLKNVQAKDDPVMSSLFKENEDCTLVLHKV
- the IPPK gene encoding inositol-pentakisphosphate 2-kinase isoform X3, yielding MKQFFGENYVHHGEIVQLPLDFVRQLCLKIQPERPESRCDKDMDTLSGYAMCLPNLTRLQTYRFVEHRPILCIEIKPKCGFIPFSSHVSQEIKHKVCRYCMHQHLKVANGKWKRPSKYCPLDLFSGNKQRMHFALKSLLQEAQNNLKIFKNGELIYGCKDDQDSVSDWNELARHLKPFFFPSNGLVSGPHCTRTIVKELIHVITMALLSSTDACRAGDMRTVPISQGRSYCEASAFNKELVRNGKHKLESSGLPRGCLLYKTLQAQMLDMLDIEGLYPLYNRVEQYLEEFPEERSTLQIDGPYNEAFYEKLLDLSTEDDGTVAFALTKVQQYRIAMTAKDCSIMIALSPCLQDECSEQRPMVLASKSRFTFSVSVLDLDLKPYESIPHQYKLDGKIVNYYLKNVQAKDDPVMSSLFKENEDCTLVLHKV
- the IPPK gene encoding inositol-pentakisphosphate 2-kinase isoform X1 — encoded protein: MEVEKMDENEWKYHGEGNQSLVVAHCQRCVVLRFLKFPPNQNKTSEEILHHLQNIVDFGKHVMKQFFGENYVHHGEIVQLPLDFVRQLCLKIQPERPESRCDKDMDTLSGYAMCLPNLTRLQTYRFVEHRPILCIEIKPKCGFIPFSSHVSQEIKHKVCRYCMHQHLKVANGKWKRPSKYCPLDLFSGNKQRMHFALKSLLQEAQNNLKIFKNGELIYGCKDDQDSVSDWNELARHLKPFFFPSNGLVSGPHCTRTIVKELIHVITMALLSSTDACRAGDMRTVPISQGRSYCEASAFNKELVRNGKHKLESSGLPRGCLLYKTLQAQMLDMLDIEGLYPLYNRVEQYLEEFPEERSTLQIDGPYNEAFYEKLLDLSTEDDGTVAFALTKVQQYRIAMTAKDCSIMIALSPCLQDECSEQRPMVLASKSRFTFSVSVLDLDLKPYESIPHQYKLDGKIVNYYLKNVQAKDDPVMSSLFKENEDCTLVLHKV